The genomic segment CTGATCGAGTCGTTTCGTGATCGAGGAAAGCTCGAGGATCTCCAGGTGATCGAGCTGCTGTTCTACGTCGGCTTGCGAAACAAAGAGGCGGCTGATCTGCTCGGACGGGATGAGAAAGCCATCGCCGGCGTGAAGTTCCGTGCCTTGGGAACCTTGCGAGAAATGCTTGACCAACTCGAAGCCGAAGACCGCGGCCTGCTGGACGAGGTGGTGTCGTCCGATGCCACCATCGCCCGCGTCTGGCGCGAGCGACGCTTGAGCTGCCTCAAGCGCAGCACCATCGGATCGTTCCTGCTAGGCGTGCTGGATGAGCCGTGGCAATCGTATACGGCCTTTCACCTTGATGTCGTCAAATGCGAGATGTGCCTCGCCAATCGCGACGATCTCGCGGCGGAAGCGGCCGAAGCATCGGATGCCGCCGTGCCGGAGCGGATGTTCCAGTCAAGCGTGGGCTTTCTCTCGACGGGTTCGCGCTGACAAATCAACGCGGCAACTCCGCCGCTTCGCCATTGCGCGATTCCGAGAAGGGATCGTATTCGAGTTCAATTCGGAACAATCTCGCCGGGTCGATCTGGATGTGACGCGTCTCCAAGTCCACCAGTGCAGGTTCGATCGCGCGACGCACATGGTCGATATGCCGCGGAATCAACAGCCCCATGAACGTCTCCGGCAACCCCTCAAACAACTCCTGGCTCGTGACGAACACCTGTCGCACCCCGACGGCTCGACCGCGCCGAAGCAGTTCCAGCACGACGGACGACTGAATCAAGGCTCGGTAGAAGCGCTCGCGGCGACGATCGCGCGTCAGATTCCATGCTTCTTCCCACGTATCGTGGGCTTCAAAGAACTGCCCCTCGTTAAACAGGGCAATGCCTTCATAGTAAATACGGCGCTCCTCGAGCAGATCGGCATGAACGTCGCGAGATGGTGAAACCCCGTTTTGCATCCGCGAATTGTATCGTGACTCCATGGCTCGAGGCGACGGATTGCGCCCCGGCGGCAAATCCGCGGTCCGCTTCGAGTTGCCAAATCGGCTTCGGCCGCGATACACTTGGCCTCCTGCGAGCCGACCTGGAACCTGCCGAGACCCGCCGTGGCCCACCGTGGCCCACGTTGAATTCACGCAGAACATCCAGCGCCATGTCGCCTGCGCCCCGATGCAGCGGCCGGGGTCGTCCGTGCGAGAGGTGCTCGACGCCGTCTTCGCCGAGGTGGAGCGCTTGCGCGGCTATGTCCTCGATGAACGCGGCGAAGTGCGCAAGCACATCGTTATTTTTGTCGACGGCAAGCCGATTCGCGACCGCGTCGCCCTCACGGACCCGGTCGGCGCGAGCAGTCGAATTCACGTGATGCAGGCGCTGTCCGGCGGCTAAGTCCCCCATGAAGGAGGTCCCATGGCAGATCGTCTTTTTGTCTCCACACGAAAAGGCCTTTTCACCGTACTCCGAGGTGCCGCCGGATGGAAGATCGCTCGATGCGATTTCTTCGGCGACAACCTTCCCATGATGCTGCCCGATCGGCGCGACGGCGCAATCTACGCGGCCCTGGCGCATGGCCACTTCGGCTCCAAGATTCATCGCTCGCGCGACGACGGCAAGACCTGGGAGGAAATCGCCGTCCCGACGTACCCCGAACCGCCGGCCGGCGCGGAGCCGGTGCTTTGCCCCATGCGCGGCACGCCCGTTCCCAACAAACTCGAATTGATCTGGTCCCTCGAAGCCGGCGGAGCGGATGAACCCGGCGTGCTCTGGTGCGGCACCGTGCCCGGCGGCCTGTTCAAATCGACCGATTCCGGCGCGTCGTGGTCGCTCGTTCAATCGCTTTGGGATCACCCTTCTCGTCGAAAATGGTTCGGCGGCGGACTGGACTGGCCGGGCATTCACTCCATTTGCGTGCATCCTCATGACAGCCGCCATGTGACCATCGGCATCTCCTGCGGCGGCGTCTGGGTGACCCGCGACGGCGGCCATTCGTGGGCCTGCAAGGCCGACGGCATGCGCGCTGAATACATGCCGCCCGAACAAGCCGGCGCGCCCGACATACAGGATCCGCACCGCGTCGTTCAGTGCGCGGCCAATCCCGACGCGCTGTGGGCGCAGCATCACAACGGCATCTTCGTCACCATGAACGGTTGCGAATCATGGCACGAAGTCAAGAACGCCGCGCCGTCC from the Planctomycetia bacterium genome contains:
- a CDS encoding sigma-70 family RNA polymerase sigma factor; the protein is MEKDSDADAFLVAAIRSGDQRAWKQLIDRYSGRLLAFARTRLRGVGEAEDALQETFLGFLTSLPHYDPERSLETYLFAIVRYKIGEALEKKRRGGAPAPGFDADESSRPLEPAVSETPSQSVMHRERVARQEHVIATLLRGLIESFRDRGKLEDLQVIELLFYVGLRNKEAADLLGRDEKAIAGVKFRALGTLREMLDQLEAEDRGLLDEVVSSDATIARVWRERRLSCLKRSTIGSFLLGVLDEPWQSYTAFHLDVVKCEMCLANRDDLAAEAAEASDAAVPERMFQSSVGFLSTGSR
- a CDS encoding DUF309 domain-containing protein encodes the protein MQNGVSPSRDVHADLLEERRIYYEGIALFNEGQFFEAHDTWEEAWNLTRDRRRERFYRALIQSSVVLELLRRGRAVGVRQVFVTSQELFEGLPETFMGLLIPRHIDHVRRAIEPALVDLETRHIQIDPARLFRIELEYDPFSESRNGEAAELPR
- a CDS encoding MoaD/ThiS family protein yields the protein MAHVEFTQNIQRHVACAPMQRPGSSVREVLDAVFAEVERLRGYVLDERGEVRKHIVIFVDGKPIRDRVALTDPVGASSRIHVMQALSGG
- a CDS encoding exo-alpha-sialidase, encoding MADRLFVSTRKGLFTVLRGAAGWKIARCDFFGDNLPMMLPDRRDGAIYAALAHGHFGSKIHRSRDDGKTWEEIAVPTYPEPPAGAEPVLCPMRGTPVPNKLELIWSLEAGGADEPGVLWCGTVPGGLFKSTDSGASWSLVQSLWDHPSRRKWFGGGLDWPGIHSICVHPHDSRHVTIGISCGGVWVTRDGGHSWACKADGMRAEYMPPEQAGAPDIQDPHRVVQCAANPDALWAQHHNGIFVTMNGCESWHEVKNAAPSGFGFAVAVHPRDGKTAWFVPAVKDERRVPVDARVVVSRTRDGGQTFDVLRDGLPQEHAYDIAFRHALDIDETGDRLAFGTTTGSVWVTENGGDHWTHLSAHLPPVYCVRFG